The sequence CGGCAAAATTCTTGTTATATCTAAAGATATTGTCGGTGCGTAAGTGAATTCTTCTTTCGATTCGATTGTATCCAATGCCCGAATTCTTGTTGAATCCGTTATTGCAGTACAGCCTggttttaatttcaagatcCCTGTTCCCTGAATGTATTGTGAACCAGCTGACCGGTCCCTACAGTAGAAATATatctttttcccttccttcACATAGAACAACCAATCTTGCTTATATAATAGTGGTTGCCAAAGGTCCTTGAAGGTTGGCGTCAGGCGGACGTCGCACATGTTCCAGCTGTCCATGGTTGTCTGGCTCAAGAGCTCCGTCTCACAGGTTGGTTTGTTCCTCAGATAAGCTATTGGAATCGTAGCTTGACAGATGTAGTGTCCGTGGAGGTTGTAGCATTGTCGGATATATTCTTCGTCGGGAGTGACATATGTTATGCCGTTCATGGCTACGGCGAGGTATGGGGTGCTAGGTTTGATAAAAACAGTTAACGTTGTTGTACCCTTTACCTGGGTTATTGGGCTCGAATGTACTTTATACAGGTCGTAAACTGTAGTATCCAGTAGAGGGACGATGAGTTCAAATAGTATTCTTCCTTTGGTATACGTTACATGAAATTTCGCAATTCCGCTGAATTGTTCCGAAAGTATTTCTGTAGGTGTCAGGGGAAATTCATAAGTGGTAGAATCCATTATTTTCCTGGCTGCATCTAGTAGCTGTTGTGGCGACAAAATTGCCGGATGAAGAGTCCCTTGTTTAGCAAAAAGAATAGCATCTATGATGATGATCAGGCTTGAGTGATATTCCTGAATGGCTTTGTCCAGTTGGTCAGTCCACCCTAACAAGAGGTTCCTGATCTCCATTCCTTTGATTTCAGTCTGAGTTTTATGTAATTCTTTCCCCAGAGTGATAACCTCATTCATTATAAAGTGAGCTTCTAACGTCGTGTTTAGGAGTTGTGCGTGGAGGT comes from Osmia bicornis bicornis chromosome 4, iOsmBic2.1, whole genome shotgun sequence and encodes:
- the LOC123987715 gene encoding uncharacterized protein LOC123987715 is translated as MDRITTLLLFIGLAMNLDASDDVGITTFEQNTGLYFEKLPPLKIYHIQWRLVTSIEIKNYLRHRPMLDEHLHQIEMICKDHNFTNCPSQLYGQQLRDKLAQTDRYSDLLKAFTGDIPKEQYHRIRIRRSAPLSFIGTISKVLFGTLTEDDAHYYNQELDKLYTGQGQMAEIIANQTYIMRSEFDNLHAQLLNTTLEAHFIMNEVITLGKELHKTQTEIKGMEIRNLLLGWTDQLDKAIQEYHSSLIIIIDAILFAKQGTLHPAILSPQQLLDAARKIMDSTTYEFPLTPTEILSEQFSGIAKFHVTYTKGRILFELIVPLLDTTVYDLYKVHSSPITQVKGTTTLTVFIKPSTPYLAVAMNGITYVTPDEEYIRQCYNLHGHYICQATIPIAYLRNKPTCETELLSQTTMDSWNMCDVRLTPTFKDLWQPLLYKQDWLFYVKEGKKIYFYCRDRSAGSQYIQGTGILKLKPGCTAITDSTRIRALDTIESKEEFTYAPTISLDITRILPDFGDHHVEAIKQLTNSNISQAQPTNNWPKNEATISLMQLEEKARTLAEHHKTRHPSTNMGPATPRTSIQPINQQRWPSIKNSLS